The segment TGGAACATGCTTGGAATCACTCCTCAAATCAGACAAGATTTGATCAGGTAAAAATCAAACCGTGGTATCTGGGTTGCCCTCAAGCGATCAATATCATTAAATTCCAATTGTATTTACGTATTGTGGTCTCTGTATAagtttgatttgcaaaatttgcacaccTTTGCAATGGCTATAGGTCTGTACTATTAAcaataatacatatatgtacatTTTGATCCATTAAGGGAGCTCAGGAAGCGGTCAGATGTTCCTAAAATCACTTTTCTGAGCACATCTTGGCAAAAGCtgcagttattttaatttgaaaaattacagaCGGTTTTGAATCTTacgtggaaattaaattaaattaattaaattcacctgCTAACGTGACAATTCCATGCGGTTCTGGCTGCGATCTCAGGTATGAATTGCAGAAATCAGCAGATTCCAAGGCCATGAAGAGAACGTAGCCAAGGAGGTAGCCTGCGGTTTGTCCAACACTGTTGCACGTGGATGCGTGTCCCACGTTTGATCTAACAAGagcaaaatagcaaaattggaTCAAGGTCGAATCATTTATTTGGGAAATGTTTGGCTGCATACCTCTTCAGCATTGTTAGTGCCCATCCGTCTACAGCTATGTCTTGGGTCGCAGCCAAGAAGTTGAGACAAAAGAAAACGGCAGTTATCAGAGGCACGTTTGGACTTCCTTCGCCTATCAAGAACAACACAGTTATCAacagtttttaattaccaGCACTAATTCCGTGAAAAGAACAcacttttcaacaattttgacaagcttaaaaatttaaagaaatatagcattccattttaaatttttcgcgGGCTGTATTACTTACtggttaataaaaaatataaatatttatactgtatatatatatatatatatatatatatatattattaaaattgattaaataaatatttattcaaaaaataagaagTATCGACGCACCTAGCAGAGAATCAACACAGGTGGAGAGGAAGAGCATGAAGAGGGCGAGCAGGTATTGGGTGGGAATGAGCCAAGACTTCCTGCGGCCAAAGCGGGCAACGAAGCGCGAGTCCACGATGGGCGCCCACAGCAGCTTGAGGCTGAAGGGCCAGTAGACGAAGCTGAACTCGGCCTGCTGCTTGTAGGACGCGCCCCTGTTCAGCAGGATCATGGGCACGGCGGCTGTCAGGCCTAAGGGAATACCCTGAAGCAGGTAGAGCAGGAATAAAAGGGCGATGTTGCCAGTATCGCTGCGCGCCTCCTCAGGGTCCGAGGGGGGAAGCAGGGGCTCCGAGGACACGTGCCGCTCATCGTCCCACTTGCCGCGGCGACGGGTGCCCATCTCAACGTCTGGGTCGTCGTCCTGAAATAGAAAACAAgtgaattcaaatgaaaaatgaattaattttcaatatcgaATTTGAAATACGGTTTTTGCTCAGtttacatgaaatttggaTCATATTACACTGTTTGATGAGACAAGTTGATCAGTGGGTCGGTTTTGACATTCAGAGGACaacttgaattttgaattactttttaaaaatctttgaaagTTGATGAAATGTCCTATTTTGTACAATGTTGACTGAAATTTTCTTGAAGtcatttaattccaaaaaggtttattcaaaatctgaaaatgaagtaaattttaatttttaaaaagtttccaATGACCTAAAAATGGAGTTATGTATAACTAATTTTGTAGTCAGctcagaaaatttggaaatatgcATCGTACCATTAATGAGCCCTTTCcaattttcttagaaatatttgaaatttagaaaaacaaGGAATCGCACAATCGTCAAGACAATACATAATTGACTTCAAAATATGTACtccattttaaatcaatttccgTGTTAGTTCATAAAACGATGACAAGTTCCGTCCACTGCTCTTGAATTTGAGACACGCACCTTGAGGCTGATGAGTGCTTTCGAGGCTGATTTCTGAAATAGCAGGCTTTCCTTCTTCGCCGGCACCGCGAAGGTAGCAAAAGCTGccactgaaaataataaaacacgtcACACTTTAAGAAGCGAGTTGGAATGTTTTGATTCGGCTAGGCTTATCACCCCCACCCCGATCGcgattttttagatttattttttatctcaccCCTTACCTTTTAGATTAGAGCCAGTTCATGACTAGCTCTGATAAATCATCCGCATTTTGctagaattattatttgatgttGCGCTAGGACAGTCCAGCTGGTTTTGTATTTTCACAGAGCGAAGAACTGAAAAAGAGGCGTTCCTCTGCTTTCTCCACGTGGAGGTGCGCATGATCGGTGGCTGCGTAGGTGGTATGCAACTTGCAGCGCAGGAAGCTGTTGACGGTTGCATAATGATATTTTCTGCAGGCGTTTGATATATAATagaatgttaatttttgctcGCAACAATTGAAATAGCCAGAAATAAGCtggattttatgaaaactatctaagctaaattttttgaaaccttGCTACAATAATAGCTCCTACCCATTTCGGACGCCATTTTCCCAGAACAATCACGAATCacgaaattttgcaaaagtatgaaataataataatttttatttgtcttttggcaTGTACATAATTGAACACAATTCGTACATCattcgattcctctcgctgagaaaagaaataattgaataagaGGGATTTCTGTGTGTCAAAATTTGCAGGATTCGTTTGCAATAAGAAATTCAGgctcgtaaaatatttttgttcatcagaacatattataatttaaaattaattatttgtatcatATAACAGCACCGACCGAAAAAGGGGGAAGGGGAATCGCATCAAGAGCTCCATTCGCTGGACCATTTTTATTGGATGGAATTGAATATCGAGGTGGCATGGCTGGCTAGCAGTCGCTCCGCAGGATGACAAAAACAACTGCAAAACGAGTATTCCTTTGTGTCACCATCTACTTATTAGCACATTTCGAATTCACCTTGCCCTTTTCCGAAATTTCACAAACTATAACCCGCTTCCCCAATAATCCATCAATTCGCCGAAGGCATCGTGCCCAAAAACAAAGGAGGAGAGTGCAGCTACCATCTAACTTTTGCAGCGACATTAAGTTCGAGGTGCGCTTGCTTgagtttttaatcaaaatttcaaaaaaatgttaacataAAGAATGTGTTTCGATGCTGCGAGTTGCCGACAATATTGCCCGCAAAcgattttacaatttgtaGGCAGGAAAATGAAGCTTGGTTCCAGCCACCTAGAAAACGGCCAAGACAACAAGCTGTCAAgtgtaatgatttttaaataaaataaaataaaccattaaaataattgatccaTCGCAGTCTCGCCACGGGACAACCCTTTGCTTAAGATTGTAAtgatttatgatattttttatactgaAAAAACatgtgaattaattaataacaaatagTGCATGTCTAACTGCGTCTTCCAGCGAAATGGATTTGTATTTGTCTCATAGAGAAATTGAATTACAGcttacatttttgtatttagaTATTGAGCAGTGGAGAACTGAATATGACTAGCATTTTGGAGACTTTTGTAAGAAACCAAACTAGTGAGGattggaaaaatgtaattgcAGCAGGCGTGGAAAAGTGCTATGCTCAAATGAACAGTAAGCTTTTAACTGAGTGTTTTGGTATAGactgattcaaataaaaactttagaTGCGacaaagtatttaaaaatagatccTTGCAGGATCGAAAACCATATGTTTCTGACCTGCATTAGACAGTATTTGAGTGTCGTacgtttaaaattgttttttttattaatagcctctaacatttaaatatttagaattgcaGCAAGGATGCGTCGGCTGGAGCCACAATCTGTAACTTGtactttatttgttttcaatttctttgctAAGATTCGCACACACATTCATAGATCCAACCTGCGaattcaacatgaaaattcTAGAAACTTGTGATCCATTTATCAGGGACCCTCGCATCGATCTTTATCCTCCGATGCGCCAGCGGAAAATGCGAACCTCTACTTCACctgtgtattat is part of the Cloeon dipterum chromosome 1, ieCloDipt1.1, whole genome shotgun sequence genome and harbors:
- the LOC135948009 gene encoding uncharacterized protein LOC135948009, yielding MTKTTAKRVFLCVTIYLLAHFEFTLPFSEISQTITRFPNNPSIRRRHRAQKQRRRVQLPSNFCSDIKFENVFRCCELPTILPANDFTICRQENEAWFQPPRKRPRQQAVKFSPRDNPLLKICMSNCVFQRNGFILSSGELNMTSILETFVRNQTSEDWKNVIAAGVEKCYAQMNNATKYLKIDPCRIENHMFLTCIRQYLSVNCSKDASAGATIYPTCEFNMKILETCDPFIRDPRIDLYPPMRQRKMRTSTSPVYYYYYNSY